From Variovorax sp. PMC12, the proteins below share one genomic window:
- a CDS encoding DUF4019 domain-containing protein, which yields MIRLLLAAMLSWSWIGPAAAQEVEAGDMVRGGMQAIQMIDQGKTGELWDGATAATRKRVTRAEFIDQVASSRAPLGAPRMRTWVAVNRQVVADSDHDTDGQYVSIEYETRFANRPDGTLRELVSFHLDRDRMWRFSGYVLR from the coding sequence ATGATCAGGCTCCTGCTCGCCGCCATGCTGTCCTGGAGCTGGATCGGGCCGGCCGCCGCCCAGGAGGTGGAGGCCGGCGACATGGTGCGAGGCGGCATGCAGGCGATCCAGATGATCGACCAGGGCAAGACCGGCGAACTCTGGGACGGCGCCACGGCCGCCACCCGCAAGCGCGTGACGCGCGCCGAATTCATCGACCAGGTCGCCAGCAGCCGTGCGCCACTCGGCGCGCCGCGCATGCGAACATGGGTCGCGGTCAACCGCCAGGTCGTGGCCGACTCCGACCACGACACCGACGGCCAATATGTCAGCATCGAATACGAAACCCGCTTCGCCAACCGCCCCGACGGCACGCTGCGCGAACTCGTGAGCTTTCACCTCGACCGCGACCGCATGTGGCGCTTCAGCGGCTACGTGCTGCGCTAG
- a CDS encoding long-chain-fatty-acid--CoA ligase codes for MATPSPAARSGDDTPWTRNYPPGMRWDAELPVKPVQQMLDEAVARWPEHSAVEFMGQAITYRQLGAAVERAAKGLQDLGVKPGVHVGLYLPNTPHYPIAFFAVLKAGGTVVNYSPLDAERVLAHKIEDSRTDILITLDLVNLYPQMARLLDSSRLRKLVVGSLGDYGAAGDKVQAQLQGAGQIAPVPTDDRHLRFTDLLKSEGTHQTHPLGDLAEEIVVLQYTGGTTGLPKGAMLTHANLTSASAQYYESTRGDPPILDEGSERFLVVLPLFHIFALSAAMLLGVRLGAALVLHTRFDVDAVMNELAASRISVFPGVPTMYTAILSHPKAKEMDLRSLKFCGSGGAPLPVEVEQRFFELTGCHLNEGWGMTETSPVGTFTPARGVRKAGSCGMPLPQVRIKLVSLDDPSKDVTAFGEAGELCIKGPNVMKGYWNNPKATAESMTPDGYFRSGDVAKMDADGYFYIVDRTKDMLLCGGYNVYPRVLEEAVYEHPAVAEVCVIGIPDEYRGQSPKAFVKLKEGAGELTLDALKAFLKDRLGKHEMIGALEIRPELPKTAVGKLSKKDLVDEEARKRA; via the coding sequence ATGGCCACCCCCTCCCCCGCCGCCCGGTCCGGCGACGACACCCCCTGGACGCGCAACTACCCGCCCGGCATGCGCTGGGACGCCGAGCTGCCCGTCAAGCCGGTGCAGCAGATGCTCGACGAAGCCGTCGCGCGCTGGCCCGAGCATTCGGCCGTGGAGTTCATGGGCCAGGCCATCACCTACCGCCAGCTCGGCGCGGCCGTCGAGCGTGCCGCCAAGGGCCTGCAGGACCTGGGCGTGAAGCCCGGCGTGCATGTGGGGCTGTACCTGCCGAACACGCCCCACTACCCGATCGCCTTCTTCGCCGTGCTGAAGGCCGGCGGCACGGTGGTGAACTACTCGCCGCTCGACGCCGAGCGCGTGCTGGCCCACAAGATCGAGGACAGCCGCACCGACATCCTCATCACGCTCGACCTCGTCAACCTGTACCCGCAGATGGCGCGCCTGCTCGACAGCTCGCGCCTGCGCAAGCTGGTGGTCGGCAGCCTCGGCGACTACGGCGCCGCGGGCGACAAGGTGCAGGCCCAATTGCAGGGCGCCGGCCAGATCGCGCCCGTGCCGACCGACGACCGCCACCTGCGCTTCACCGACCTGCTCAAGAGCGAAGGCACGCACCAGACGCATCCGCTCGGTGACCTGGCCGAGGAAATCGTCGTGCTGCAGTACACCGGCGGCACCACCGGCCTGCCCAAGGGCGCGATGCTCACGCACGCCAACCTCACGTCGGCCTCGGCGCAGTACTACGAGTCGACCAGGGGCGATCCGCCGATCCTCGACGAGGGCAGCGAGCGCTTCCTGGTCGTGCTGCCGCTCTTCCACATCTTCGCGCTCAGCGCCGCCATGCTGCTCGGCGTGCGGCTTGGCGCCGCGCTGGTGCTGCACACCCGCTTCGACGTGGATGCGGTGATGAACGAGCTGGCCGCCAGCAGGATCAGCGTGTTTCCCGGCGTGCCGACGATGTACACCGCCATCCTCTCGCACCCCAAGGCGAAGGAGATGGACCTGCGCTCGCTCAAGTTCTGCGGCTCCGGCGGCGCGCCGCTGCCGGTGGAAGTGGAGCAGCGCTTCTTCGAACTCACCGGCTGCCACCTCAACGAAGGCTGGGGCATGACCGAGACCTCGCCCGTGGGCACCTTCACGCCCGCGCGCGGCGTTCGCAAGGCAGGCTCGTGCGGCATGCCGCTGCCGCAGGTGCGCATCAAGCTGGTGAGCCTGGACGATCCGTCGAAGGACGTCACCGCGTTCGGCGAAGCGGGCGAGCTCTGCATCAAGGGCCCGAACGTGATGAAGGGCTACTGGAACAACCCCAAGGCCACCGCCGAGTCGATGACGCCCGACGGCTACTTCCGCAGCGGCGACGTCGCGAAGATGGACGCTGACGGCTATTTCTACATCGTCGACCGCACCAAGGACATGCTGCTGTGCGGCGGCTACAACGTCTATCCGCGCGTGCTGGAAGAAGCGGTGTACGAGCACCCCGCCGTGGCCGAAGTCTGCGTGATCGGCATTCCCGACGAATACCGCGGCCAGTCGCCCAAGGCCTTCGTGAAACTGAAGGAAGGCGCGGGCGAACTGACGCTCGATGCGCTCAAGGCCTTCCTGAAAGACCGCCTCGGCAAGCACGAGATGATCGGCGCGCTGGAGATTCGCCCGGAGCTGCCCAAGACCGCCGTGGGCAAGCTCTCGAAGAAGGACCTCGTGGACGAGGAAGCCCGCAAGCGGGCCTGA
- the mnmA gene encoding tRNA 2-thiouridine(34) synthase MnmA translates to MAKQRIVVGLSGGVDSAVTAHLLKQQGHEVVGIFMKNWEDDDDSEYCSSNIDFVDAASVADVLGIEIEHVNFAADYKDRVFAEFLREYKAGRTPNPDVLCNAEIKFKAFLDHAMRLGAEKIATGHYARVRLNEATGRHELLKGLDPSKDQSYFLHRLNQAQLSKTLFPVGELHKTEVRRIAEEIGLPNAKKKDSTGICFIGERPFRDFLNRYISKEPGPIKDDRGRKLGEHQGLSFYTLGQRQGLGIGGVKEKGAQRGSGDHSPWFVARKDVEKNTLWVVQGHDHPWLLSSELKADDASWVSGEAPAAGSYGSKARYRQADAACEMGAGDGGNAAAFSLRFGEAQWAVTPGQSAVLYDGERCLGGGVIV, encoded by the coding sequence ATGGCAAAGCAACGGATCGTGGTGGGACTGAGCGGCGGGGTGGACTCCGCGGTGACTGCGCACCTGCTCAAGCAGCAGGGGCACGAGGTGGTCGGCATCTTCATGAAGAACTGGGAAGACGACGACGACAGCGAATACTGCTCGTCGAACATCGACTTCGTGGATGCGGCCAGCGTGGCAGACGTGCTGGGCATCGAGATCGAGCACGTCAACTTTGCGGCCGACTACAAAGACCGCGTGTTCGCCGAGTTCCTGCGCGAATACAAGGCAGGCCGCACGCCCAACCCCGACGTGCTGTGCAACGCCGAGATCAAGTTCAAGGCGTTTCTCGACCACGCCATGCGGCTGGGCGCCGAGAAGATCGCCACCGGGCACTACGCGCGCGTTCGCCTGAACGAGGCCACCGGCAGGCACGAGCTGCTGAAGGGACTCGACCCGTCGAAGGACCAGAGCTACTTCCTGCACCGGCTGAACCAGGCCCAGCTGTCGAAGACGCTGTTCCCGGTGGGCGAACTGCACAAGACCGAGGTGCGCCGCATCGCCGAGGAAATCGGCCTGCCTAATGCGAAGAAAAAAGACTCGACCGGCATCTGCTTCATCGGCGAGCGGCCTTTCCGCGATTTCCTCAACCGCTACATCTCCAAGGAGCCGGGCCCGATCAAGGACGATCGCGGCCGCAAGCTGGGCGAGCACCAGGGGCTGAGCTTCTACACGCTGGGGCAGCGGCAGGGGCTGGGCATCGGCGGCGTGAAGGAGAAGGGCGCGCAGAGGGGCTCGGGCGACCATTCGCCCTGGTTCGTGGCGCGCAAGGACGTCGAGAAGAACACGCTGTGGGTGGTGCAGGGGCATGACCATCCGTGGCTGCTGTCGTCGGAACTGAAGGCGGACGATGCGAGCTGGGTGTCGGGCGAGGCGCCCGCCGCCGGGAGCTACGGCTCGAAGGCGCGCTACCGCCAGGCCGACGCGGCCTGCGAGATGGGTGCGGGCGACGGCGGCAATGCGGCGGCGTTCAGCCTGCGCTTCGGCGAGGCGCAATGGGCCGTGACGCCGGGCCAGTCGGCCGTGCTGTACGACGGCGAACGCTGCCTGGGCGGCGGCGTCATCGTCTGA
- a CDS encoding NAD(P) transhydrogenase subunit alpha, translated as MDPVSHTVINLIIFVLAIYVGYHVVWTVTPALHTPLMAVTNAISAIVIVGAMLAAALTTTPLGKTMGVLAVALAAVNVFGGFLVTRRMLEMFKKKEKKSAPKAEEGAAK; from the coding sequence ATGGATCCCGTATCCCATACCGTCATCAACCTGATCATCTTCGTGCTGGCCATCTACGTGGGCTACCACGTGGTGTGGACCGTCACGCCCGCGCTGCACACGCCGCTGATGGCCGTGACCAACGCCATCTCGGCCATCGTGATCGTGGGCGCCATGCTGGCGGCCGCGCTCACCACCACGCCGCTGGGCAAGACCATGGGCGTGCTGGCCGTGGCGCTGGCCGCGGTGAACGTCTTCGGCGGCTTCCTGGTCACGCGGCGCATGCTGGAGATGTTCAAGAAGAAAGAAAAGAAGAGCGCCCCCAAGGCCGAAGAGGGAGCCGCCAAGTGA
- a CDS encoding response regulator transcription factor, with product MRIAVLDDGPDQRRLINQTMVALGHECHTFTAGKVLLHSLRRQTFDLLILDWNLPDMVGPEVVKSIRVDLKSRLPILFVTARRDEDDMIEGLNAGADDFMARPIRAGELEARVNALFRRSYPARHEPELVFGPYHFYPPSRVLKVHGKEVELKNREYELALFLFQNIGRLLSREHLHEAVWGLGIEALSRSLDTHVSRLRTKLDLRPSNGFLLLAIYGLGYRLETIDADSVLKIGSARSQACGESMPR from the coding sequence ATGCGTATTGCTGTACTCGACGATGGCCCCGACCAACGCAGGCTGATCAACCAAACCATGGTGGCGCTCGGCCATGAGTGCCATACGTTCACTGCAGGAAAGGTGCTGCTGCATTCGCTGCGCCGGCAAACCTTCGACCTGCTCATACTCGACTGGAACCTGCCCGACATGGTGGGCCCCGAAGTGGTGAAGAGCATCCGGGTCGATCTCAAGAGCCGGCTGCCCATCCTGTTCGTGACCGCCCGTCGCGACGAGGACGACATGATCGAGGGGCTCAACGCCGGCGCCGACGACTTCATGGCCAGGCCCATCAGGGCGGGCGAGCTCGAAGCCCGCGTCAATGCGCTGTTTCGCCGCTCCTACCCCGCCCGCCACGAGCCCGAGCTGGTGTTCGGTCCCTATCACTTCTATCCGCCTTCACGGGTACTGAAAGTGCATGGCAAGGAGGTCGAACTGAAGAACCGCGAGTACGAACTGGCGCTGTTCCTGTTCCAGAACATCGGGCGGCTGCTGTCGCGCGAGCACCTGCACGAAGCCGTGTGGGGGCTGGGCATCGAGGCGCTGTCGCGCTCGCTCGACACGCATGTCTCGCGGCTGCGCACCAAGCTCGACCTGCGCCCATCCAATGGCTTCCTGCTGCTGGCCATCTACGGGTTGGGATACCGCCTCGAGACGATCGACGCGGACAGCGTGCTCAAGATCGGAAGCGCACGCTCACAGGCCTGCGGGGAATCTATGCCCCGCTGA
- a CDS encoding LLM class flavin-dependent oxidoreductase, protein MIPLSILDLSPITEGSDAAQSFRNSLSLAQHGEQLGYTRYWLAEHHGMPGIASAATAVLLSYVGAGTSTIRIGAGGVMLPNHSPLVIAEQFGTLESLYPGRVDLGLGRAPGSDQRTARALRRNLESDSDQFPQDVIELMDFMSKNPQQAVRAVPGAGLEVPVWILGSSTFGAQLAAHLGLPYAFASHFAPQQIMQAIQIYRETFKPSAQLSKPYVMLGFNVFAADTDEEAEFRATSWQQAFVNLRSGRPGRLPPPVENYRQKVGPAENALLDSVLSCSAVGSVETVKKGVEAFVARTGADELMITSQVFDHAARLRSYELLAAAFGQTAKQ, encoded by the coding sequence ATGATTCCGTTATCGATCCTCGACCTCTCCCCGATCACCGAGGGCAGCGACGCCGCGCAGTCGTTCCGCAACTCGCTCTCGCTGGCGCAGCATGGCGAGCAGCTCGGCTATACGCGCTACTGGCTGGCCGAGCACCACGGCATGCCGGGCATCGCGAGCGCGGCCACGGCGGTGTTGCTGTCGTACGTGGGCGCGGGCACGTCCACCATCCGCATCGGCGCCGGCGGCGTGATGCTGCCGAACCACTCGCCGCTGGTGATCGCCGAGCAGTTCGGCACCCTCGAGTCGCTCTACCCGGGGCGCGTCGACCTGGGCCTGGGCCGCGCGCCCGGCTCCGACCAGCGCACCGCGCGCGCGCTGCGCCGGAACCTCGAATCGGATTCCGACCAGTTCCCGCAGGACGTGATCGAGCTGATGGACTTCATGTCGAAGAACCCGCAGCAGGCGGTGCGCGCGGTGCCCGGCGCGGGGCTCGAGGTGCCGGTGTGGATCCTCGGCTCCAGCACCTTCGGCGCGCAGCTGGCGGCGCACCTGGGGCTGCCGTATGCCTTTGCCTCGCACTTCGCGCCGCAGCAGATCATGCAGGCCATCCAGATCTACCGCGAGACCTTCAAGCCGTCGGCGCAGCTGAGCAAGCCGTACGTGATGCTGGGCTTCAACGTGTTCGCGGCCGACACCGACGAGGAGGCCGAGTTCCGCGCCACCTCGTGGCAGCAGGCCTTCGTGAACCTGCGCAGCGGGCGGCCCGGCCGCCTGCCGCCGCCGGTCGAGAACTACCGCCAGAAGGTCGGCCCCGCGGAAAACGCCTTGCTCGACTCGGTGCTGTCGTGCTCCGCGGTCGGCTCGGTCGAGACGGTGAAGAAGGGCGTGGAAGCGTTCGTCGCGCGCACAGGCGCGGACGAACTCATGATCACCTCGCAGGTGTTCGACCACGCTGCCCGGCTGCGCTCCTACGAGCTGCTCGCCGCGGCCTTCGGCCAGACGGCGAAGCAGTAG
- a CDS encoding Re/Si-specific NAD(P)(+) transhydrogenase subunit alpha gives MLIGVPAEILAGETRVAVTPETVKKLSASGHTVRVQSGAGVAASVTDAAYQAAGAEITDRAGAFGADMVLKVRTPTDDETALLKSGAVVIGMLNPFDAAGLQRLAAAGVTAFALEAAPRTTRAQSMDVLSSQANIAGYKAVMIAADKYQRFFPMLMTAAGTVKAARVVILGVGVAGLQAIATAKRLGAVIEASDVRPSVKEQIESLGGKFIEVSYDTDEEKEAAVGVGGYAKPMPASWLARQQVEVAKRVALADIVISTALIPGRAAPTLITEDMVKAMKPGSVIVDIAAGKGADGVGGNCPLSEADKTVVKHGVTIVGETNLAALVAADASALYARNVLDFLKLIVTKEGALKIDLEDDIVAACRMTQDGQVTRK, from the coding sequence ATGCTGATAGGCGTGCCTGCCGAGATACTGGCTGGCGAAACCCGAGTGGCCGTGACACCCGAGACGGTGAAGAAACTTTCGGCCTCGGGGCACACGGTGCGCGTGCAGTCCGGGGCCGGCGTTGCAGCCAGCGTGACCGATGCGGCGTACCAGGCCGCGGGCGCGGAGATCACCGACCGGGCCGGCGCCTTCGGTGCCGACATGGTGCTCAAGGTGCGCACACCCACCGACGACGAGACCGCGCTGCTCAAGTCCGGCGCCGTCGTCATCGGCATGCTCAATCCATTCGATGCTGCCGGCCTGCAGCGCCTGGCCGCAGCCGGCGTCACCGCCTTCGCGCTGGAAGCCGCGCCGCGCACCACGCGCGCCCAGAGCATGGACGTGCTCTCTTCTCAGGCCAACATCGCCGGCTACAAGGCCGTGATGATCGCGGCCGACAAATACCAGCGCTTCTTCCCCATGCTCATGACGGCGGCCGGCACCGTGAAGGCCGCGCGCGTCGTCATCCTGGGCGTCGGCGTGGCCGGCCTGCAGGCCATTGCCACGGCCAAGCGCCTGGGCGCCGTCATCGAGGCCTCCGACGTGCGCCCGAGCGTGAAAGAGCAGATCGAATCGCTGGGCGGCAAGTTCATCGAAGTCTCCTACGACACCGATGAAGAAAAGGAAGCCGCCGTCGGCGTCGGCGGCTACGCCAAGCCCATGCCCGCGAGCTGGCTGGCGCGCCAGCAGGTCGAGGTGGCCAAGCGCGTGGCGCTGGCCGACATCGTCATCAGCACCGCGCTCATCCCCGGTCGCGCCGCGCCCACGCTCATCACCGAGGACATGGTCAAGGCCATGAAGCCGGGTTCGGTGATCGTCGACATCGCCGCGGGCAAGGGCGCCGATGGCGTGGGCGGCAACTGCCCGCTGTCGGAAGCCGACAAGACAGTGGTCAAGCACGGCGTGACCATCGTGGGCGAGACCAACCTCGCGGCGCTCGTGGCGGCCGACGCATCGGCGCTCTATGCGCGCAACGTGCTCGACTTCCTCAAGCTCATCGTCACCAAGGAGGGCGCGCTGAAGATCGACCTCGAGGACGACATCGTCGCCGCCTGCCGCATGACGCAGGACGGCCAGGTCACCCGCAAGTAA
- a CDS encoding NUDIX hydrolase has protein sequence MAAATRWKPNVTVAAVIERDGRFLLVEEQAGDGLRLNTPAGHLDPGESPAEGCVRETLEETAHHFTPTALVGIYMARSRPLAERGEDVTYMRFCFTGTLGAFEAGRALDDGIVRTLWMTPDEIRASVARHRTPLLLQCVEDYLAGKRYPLELVQVDESVRSAP, from the coding sequence ATGGCTGCCGCCACGCGCTGGAAACCCAATGTCACCGTGGCTGCGGTGATCGAACGCGACGGGCGCTTCCTGCTCGTCGAAGAACAGGCCGGCGACGGCCTGAGGCTCAACACGCCCGCCGGCCACCTCGACCCCGGCGAATCGCCGGCCGAGGGCTGCGTGCGCGAAACGCTCGAGGAAACCGCCCACCACTTCACGCCCACGGCGCTGGTCGGCATCTACATGGCGCGCTCCCGTCCGCTGGCCGAGCGCGGCGAAGACGTGACCTACATGCGCTTCTGCTTCACCGGCACGCTGGGCGCCTTCGAGGCGGGCCGCGCGTTGGACGACGGCATCGTGCGCACGCTCTGGATGACGCCGGACGAAATCCGCGCCAGCGTGGCGCGGCATCGCACCCCGCTGCTGCTGCAGTGCGTGGAAGACTACCTCGCCGGCAAGCGCTACCCGCTCGAACTCGTGCAGGTCGACGAATCGGTGCGCTCGGCTCCCTGA